From the Deinococcus gobiensis I-0 genome, the window GATCGCCGGAGCCATCTGGGTGCTGAGCAGTTCGGCCGATACGCCAGGGCCGCCGCTGCATCATCCCCTCGACTGGGCCGCGCATTTCCTGAGCTATCTGGCGCTGGGCTACGCGCTGGGCCGCGCGACCGGCCGCCCCACACTGGCCTGGTTGCTGGCCGCGTGGTGGGGCGCCGGCGACGAGATCCATCAGGCCTTCGTGCCGGGGCGCGAGGCGGGCATCGGCGACTGGTGGTTCGACCTCGCGGGGAGCGGCCTGGGCACGTGGCTGGCGGGCCGCGCCTGCCTGAAACGGAGCGCGCGGCGAAGCGGCCGGTCCGGAGAGGGGCCGGGTGCCCGCGAAACCCGGCAGGACGGAAACCGAGGCTAGCCCGGCGCAACGGCCCCGCCGACCGTTGCGCCGCATGAGCTGGCGAGGCCGTCTTCCTGAGCGTTTCTCCATCCTGTCGGCGCTGTGGCAGTTCTGTCAGGGGCGGCCCCCTAGGCTGCGGGGGTGAGCCGCGCCGCTGCCCCGCTTTTTTCCGACCCGGCCCCCTCCGGCGCCACTCCGGCCGGCCTCCACGCCGCCGTGGGGCGCGCGCTGGCGCAGCTCGACGGGGTGATCCTGGGCAAGTCCACACAGGTCCGGCTGGCGATGGCCTGCGTGCTGGCGCGCGGGCACCTGCTCATCGAGGACCAGCCGGGGGTCGGCAAGACCACGCTGGCGCAGGCGCTGGCACGCACGCTGGGGCTGGGGTTCCGGCGCGTGCAGTTCACCAGCGACCTGCTGCCAGCCGACCTGCTGGGCGTGAGCATCTGGGACGCGGCGAGCGGCAGTTTCCGCTTCCAGCCGGGGCCGGTGTTCTCGCAGGTGCTGCTGGCCGACGAGATCAACCGCGCCACCCCGCGCACGCAGTCGGCGCTGCTGGAGGCGATGGAGGAGCGGCAGGTCAGCGAGGGCGGGGTGAGCCGCGCGCTGCCCGACCCCTTTTTCGTGATCGCCACGCAGAACCCGGGCGCCTTCGTGGGCACCTCGCCGCTGCCCGAGGCGCAGCTCGACCGCTTCCTGCTGACGGTCACGCTGGGCTACCCCG encodes:
- a CDS encoding VanZ family protein, whose translation is MTPRNPCAAPGWWIPALAIAGAIWVLSSSADTPGPPLHHPLDWAAHFLSYLALGYALGRATGRPTLAWLLAAWWGAGDEIHQAFVPGREAGIGDWWFDLAGSGLGTWLAGRACLKRSARRSGRSGEGPGARETRQDGNRG
- a CDS encoding AAA family ATPase → MGRALAQLDGVILGKSTQVRLAMACVLARGHLLIEDQPGVGKTTLAQALARTLGLGFRRVQFTSDLLPADLLGVSIWDAASGSFRFQPGPVFSQVLLADEINRATPRTQSALLEAMEERQVSEGGVSRALPDPFFVIATQNPGAFVGTSPLPEAQLDRFLLTVTLGYPDVQAERALLETGGRSQSVRELPAVLDPATLLAAQAEVDRVYAAGPLLDYLQLLARATREHPALGAGLSPRALLALLAVTRAWAYLEGRDAALPEDVQAVFPSLAGHRLPLRGAPGTGGIGAIVAGLLRDTPLP